The DNA sequence tatttggaatggCTTATGTTATATGATACCTCATACCTTGTACACTATTGTTATTAGTATTACTGTTCTTTAATCATTCCCTCAAGCATATCAATAaaagttttttcattttaacatCTTCCACTTATGAAAATAAAgtgatgtaatatataatattaaaactaatatttatttctaagcAAAAAATTCAATTAGATTTTATCGGTAGGTAGGTATCCTTTACTGAATCCCGACTTGGCCTCATATATATCAAACAATTTACCACTTTTGATGATTTATATATTAGCTCAAaacttcaattttttatttaaaacagCTCATTGCGTGGACATTGTCCGACTAAGACGAACAATCACTTCATCCAAATCCACCAAAAGGAAGTGACTCATAAAATCATGGGCATGATAATGACAAAGAAATATTATCACATATAAGTTGATATGGAACAAGTTAGTAGGGGACTGTATAGCTTGTGGGAAAGAAAATTCTAATTTGGGTAAATAATAGCTATGGCAACACATTAGTCATCTCATTATCTCAACTACCAAATTACGCACAACTTGACAAGAGCTAACTATTTAAATATTGAACTTCTTCTACCCATATAGTTATTAAGGTAttgatattttgaataattattaaactagTTACACACACTACACACTCATGCACATAATATGTATACATTTCACCtttgtttatatatttacatcaacgactgcttttttttttcttttcaaataaaTACTTTGGCAATCAATCAGCATCAAGtccaatattattttattttaggaaaGGTTTTATACAATTGTAAAAaactgtataaatatatataaagtttttataatTTAGTAGTTGTTTATGATTTTTATAAGTGTATAAATAGAACCTAGAGGGCCCGTTCGGTACGCAggactggattggattagacatgctaatttgtccaatccagtgtttgggcatgttagaagtctggataactaatccagttaacctcatctgtctgggattatttatcccacccagcagggtgggataaataatcccatgcaggtgagatttttttttttttatcgtttttttaatttaaattttattaatatattttaaatttaattagaatttaaaggaaataattatcacacatttatttatacatttttttatcaaaaacttattcattaaaattagtgaaaatgtataattttgaattattatacataagtttttaaaatttagaatattattaattaaataatagttacttaaattgattctaagaaaaaaaaatatgacaataaaattatatattatttttaaattactaaaaaatttatataaatattttaaaaaattaatatttatattaaattagtatttaagataaacaattttatattattcaagtatttttattttactattttaattatttattaaataaaaaatataacaaaatattttattatatatttacgatatattcttaattatatatgatatattattttttttttgctacaaattatttatttattattatatattttaattttaatttattattatatgtttttatttaatttaagttttttttttctataaaatagtccagtccattcttaaaccaaacacaggattactttcagcataatccaatcttgtctagtccagtccaatccttttcagtccaatccagtccaatcctgcgtaccaaacgggcccagAGAGTAGtttcttctcttattttttcTAGTTTCTGTTTATAGAAAGTGTTGAAGAGAAACTTTGAACAAATCGCAGTTTTTAAGAGAAGATTTTTTTAAAGTCTCATTTCAGAAAGAAGTGAGCACATATCTTCGAGAAAAGATTGTTTTAGGACTTACTTCGGGAGAAAGTGAGCACACGTAGGACTAAATAGATTTTACTACTTGGTgtgtttcaaaaattaaattagcaagATAAATTACAAACGGTTGTGGACAAATTATTAAAGGAAGTTTAGATTTATTTAAGCAATTACTCTAAGACATGACACATGTGAACTGTTTTTAACAAAGATGAGTTCCATGCATGTCAAATAAATGTGAtaatttaatgttaattttgagGGGTATCATTCTCAATCATAAGACATACTAGTATATATTTTgagaaatactaaaataattacTTGAATCATATCGCTATTCATATAATTAAGTGTTGAGTCTCacgtaatttaatttaataattattacagaatattattaatcatttacaaaataatgTGGTGCCAGACACCACTATACCTAATATCAAATCACATAATTTTCTAACAAAAGAAAGTTTAAAGATCTCCAatgctaaaaaataataaaaaataaaaaatcataacaaagaaagaggttaaaaattaaactttagaACATGGAAGGGCATTTTTTTCCTGCAGAAATTAGAACTAAAAATATAAACCAAATAATGtgtgtttttgtttttaatggAGCATGTTTCACCTAATTTTTCTTCTACCTACCTAATTGCTTCTAAGCATGCACATTATTCACACCACATATAACACTGACCCTTGCAATTCACCAACTTCTTTTCAAGTAGTGACATCAAGTGGGTATAGATGAATACTATATACCAAATATGATCACACTTTAATTTGTTtcttacatattaaaatatAGGTGCTAAgtaaacatattttaatttgatatttaaataaattttattttcattttatatgTGCAAGTTATTAGAATGTAATTAGAAGGAAgactttttcttaaaaaaaattagtacaaattaaaaataaaatttagtgtACATTaaaatttgtaagtttttttttttttttgatgcaaATAAAATTTGCTTTAAAGTTAGAAGACCCcacacatttaattaaattagtacAATTTTCAATTCGAGATCATGTTACCAATAGCATCACGCAATAGTTGTTGAGCCCCAAATAATTGTAAAATCTCAGCTCAAACTtcttttttgccatttttttgagGTTTGACTTTTGAGGCAAACAACATTAAAACCCATGTCGTGGAAATCGCTCTGCATTCAAATTGCTAAAATGTATTatttgtacttttttttaatggaaaattatcattttattaacCAATAACTTCAGCTACCAAAGAAGGTAGCAAATTAACCGGGACAGAACTCAAATTGAAATTACAATCAGAATAGAATAAAGAAGCTCTCACAAAGTTATGAGCTACCTTATTAGCTGATCGGCTAATAAAAAAGATAGAAACATTTTTAAGTTCTTTTAATAAAGCCTTATAATTATTAACCACTTGACCAATTATGGAAATCATTTCAATTGAACCACACAAGGCTTGGATAAACACTAAGCAGTCGGTTTTGAGGATAGCATGACATGGTTGGTTTCTTTTGATCCAACTTAAAGCTTCCTTTACACCAAATGCTTCCACAAATTCTGGTGTGGCCGAGCCATTAAAAAGCTTGGTAACTCCTTCAATGAAAAGTCCTTGTGCATTACAAATGACAAAACCAATTCCAAATTGAGTCGTGTTGGCAAATATAGCAACATCGACATTAACCTTAATGCTATCTCCATGCTGCCACTGCTCAGCTCCGTCACTTGGAATAAAACCAGGACTCGGGAAAATGGCATTAGAACTATGAGCAGTTAGCCATTGATTAAGGTAAGATGTAGCCGAAAACACCATACTTTCCACACTTGACGTTTTGTTGTTCCAAACCTTATCATTCCTTGCATTCCATATTGACCAACAAAGAGCAACCAAAAGCTTTTTCTGATCTGCATCACACACCAGAAATTTCGAAGCACACCAGTCAAAAAATCTCTCCTGCTGCGGTGCTACTGTACCGATCTCGACTCTGTTCCAACAGAGTGCAGTAGCTGGACAGCCAACAAGAGCATGGTAGATCGACTCTTCCTGGCCATTGCAAACAGGGCAcaacatagacacatacacacgCTTTGTTCTTAATTGACTCATGGTTGGAAGAGAGCCTTGGCAAGCTCTCCACAccaaatttttcattttcggaGGTAGTTTTAAAGCCCAAAACTTCTTCCAGAAATTTTCGACAGCAGCAGCATCTTGATCATCTTCCCCATTAATTTCTTGAACAAGTTTATAGGCACTCTTTACTGTATACAACCCAGAAATCTCACCATTCCATGTAATGTTGTCTCGACCGTGACCACGAAGCATAGGAATAGCAAGTATCAGGTTTTGATCCCGCTGAACAAACAAATCAGCAATTATATCTTCATCCCATCccaacccatcaatggtcattAAATTGCAAACTTTAGCACCTATAAGGGCTGGATGTGAAGATGTAACAAACAGATTTTGAGTGTCAGGTAACCAAGGCTCCCCAAGAACTAAGATAGAATTGCCATCTCCAATAGACCAACAAACACCATGAGTCAGAAATTGACGAGCTTCAAGAACATTATGCCAAACATAGCTGGGGTTATTACCAATATCAGCAGTGAAAAAAGTACCACGTGGGTAATACCTTACTTTAAAAATTCTCGAAACAAGCGTATCAGGTTTTGTAAGGAGTCGCCAACCTTGCTTACCCAAAAGCGCCAAAATAAAACTTCTCAAATTCCGAAAGCCCATTCCACCTTTAGATTTATATTTACACAACTTTTTCCAAGACATCTAATGAATACCTTTAGGAGAGTTGTTCGAAGATTGCCACCAGAACTTGGACATCAAGCCTTCAATATCTCTTGTAACCTCTTGCGGGATCAAGAACACACTCATGGCATAGCTTGAGAGTGCTTGTGCAACCGTTTTAATCAATATCTCCTTACCAGCCCTTGAAAGAAACTTTGTACCATATCCCAAGAGTCTATTCTTCACCTTGTTTTTCAAAAAGGCCAGAGCAGCAGATTTATTTCTTCCCATAGAGCTAGGCAACCCCAAGTATAAACTTCCTTCAGTAGCCGTGGTCATACCCAAAATGGTATTGATTCTATCTTTCATGGCATCCAACGTGTTAGTACTATAAAAGATAGAAGATTTAGAGAAGTTAACTTTTTAACCCGAGGCAAGTTCAAACTTGGATAACACTTCCTGAATTCGATGGGCCTCAATTTAAATAGCCTTGCAGTATAGATAACTATCATCCGCAAAAAGTATATGGGACACCTTTGGAGCACCATTAGCCACTTTGCACCCATGAAGCCATCCTTTTTGTTCATATTTCCGCGGTAAAGCTGTGAAACCTTCAGCCCAAAGAATAAATAGGTACGGCGATAGTGGATCACCCTGTCTTATACCTCTTGTGGGGATGATTGGACCAACTTCATTATTGCTACGCGTAACACAATATCTGGCAGATTTAACACATTTCATAACAAGCAGAATCCAATTCTCAACAAAGCCTAGCTTTCGAAGCATTGCCTCAAGAAAGTCCCATTCAATTCGATCGTACGCTTTACTCATGTCCAGTTTTAATCCCATTCAATTACTTAGTATTCTCATTGGTGTTATAATGTTATTGATGCAATTTGAatcttatataattttaaaaaataacttttagtaAATATTGTTAATCAATTGTGATGCTATTGAATAAATACACTGTTGCTCAATaacaatattttttcttaaaattctcaAAGACTATAAACCGTGtcaatagtattattttttttaagaatatcaaTAATCTTcacatcatttaaaataataattaaaaaataaaaaaagagaagatAACAAGGATGTTATTATTAAACATCAAtactttacaatttttttactccAAGTTTAGTTAAGTTTCTAATTTTACTTGTAAAGTAAAttgaaatttatataaattattttaattttaaaaataacttttctaaaaataattttttaaaagtctTTTAGAAAAAGCTACATAtcctaatttttttcaaaaaataatttttatattttttgtccaAATACCCttaaaagtttttttaaaaaaaacacttaTAAATGATAAATCAAATGagacaattatttattaaaagatgAATATATATTCAATCAGCATTCCCATTGGAGTTGTTGGCACCTTCGAGGATGATTTGAAGTAGGTCAATATTGTTGTTATTACTTTCACATGCTGATCCTTTTCTTTCCTTCACAACTTTTAAACCAGTCCTCGAATCTCATTTTCTCTAAACTTCACTAATAATCTTGGTAGAAATGTATCTAAAAAGTAATATCACCAATCACACAAACAGAATACATAacaattagatttaaattaagtttGGAGATTGGATAAACAatagtatttatatattaaaaaagacACTACTAATTACTGATCTATCTAAAAGCTACTTTGCCAAAAAGCAAGCAATAAGATCCTGTTTATATTGATGTGCCAAAATGCCATGTACATTATTGAAATCATCCTCTAATTATTATGTCTTTAAGATATATATTCTTTCAATTAATGTATATCAACATTAGAATCAAACATGAGTACTTTgagattaatttataaaataaagggAATTAAATTAATAGCCTCAGAAATAGAAGTGTGGTGTATATGGTTTTCTTTTAGTAAGTTCCCAAAACAAGCTCTTGGGATTACATCTACAGAACAAATATACAGATATTAATAGATatgattttgttttttgttaaAGTTATTAATGGATATGAATATCAGCAACTCCTCCCTCTTTTTCAATCACCCTCGTCCATG is a window from the Cannabis sativa cultivar Pink pepper isolate KNU-18-1 chromosome 1, ASM2916894v1, whole genome shotgun sequence genome containing:
- the LOC133033861 gene encoding uncharacterized protein LOC133033861 codes for the protein MSKAYDRIEWDFLEAMLRKLGFVENWILLVMKCVKSARYCVTRSNNEVGPIIPTRGIRQGDPLSPYLFILWAEGFTALPRKYEQKGWLHGTNTLDAMKDRINTILGMTTATEGSLYLGLPSSMGRNKSAALAFLKNKVKNRLLGYGTKFLSRAGKEILIKTVAQALSSYAMSVFLIPQEVTRDIEGLMSKFWWQSSNNSPKGIH